A part of Amycolatopsis lurida genomic DNA contains:
- the dinB gene encoding DNA polymerase IV: MARYRVTTGATTWPDDTGCGLLHVDMDAFFVSCELRTRPELAGKPVVVSGGGPRSVVAAASYAAREFGVRSAMPFSTAKRLCPQLICITPTPGLYGEVSKGVMGVFRELTPLVEPLSLDEAFLDVSGALKRLDSSPARLGAWIRERVAADFGISCSVGVAKVKFVAKLASGMAKPDGMVVVPAAETLAFLRPLPVSALWGVGKRTEEQLRQQGLDTVADVAAAPLSRLRRSLGRALGEHLYALANGHDERKVVPESPDKSIGAEVTFDVDLHDRSALGLELLRLSERVAATLRRRGLRGRTVSIKVRFADFKTITRARTTAVGVDVARDIHRTAVELLTEHAPTGAVRLIGVRVEGLDTESDGEQLLFATPEPRWRDAEVAADVARSKFGAAAVRPASLLTPRDQ, translated from the coding sequence ATGGCCCGCTACCGCGTGACGACCGGGGCCACCACCTGGCCGGACGACACCGGCTGCGGCCTGCTGCACGTCGACATGGACGCCTTCTTCGTGTCCTGCGAGCTGCGCACCCGCCCGGAGCTCGCGGGCAAGCCGGTGGTCGTGTCCGGTGGCGGGCCGAGGTCGGTCGTCGCGGCGGCGAGCTACGCGGCGCGCGAGTTCGGCGTCCGGTCGGCCATGCCGTTCTCGACCGCCAAGCGGCTCTGCCCCCAGCTGATCTGCATCACGCCGACGCCGGGGCTCTACGGCGAGGTGTCCAAGGGCGTCATGGGGGTCTTTCGCGAGCTGACGCCACTGGTGGAGCCGTTGAGCCTGGACGAGGCGTTCCTGGACGTCAGCGGGGCGCTCAAGCGGCTGGACTCCTCGCCCGCCCGGCTCGGTGCCTGGATCCGGGAGCGGGTGGCCGCCGACTTCGGGATCAGCTGCTCGGTCGGCGTCGCGAAGGTCAAGTTCGTCGCCAAGCTGGCGTCCGGGATGGCGAAACCGGACGGCATGGTCGTCGTGCCCGCGGCCGAGACGCTCGCGTTCCTGCGTCCGTTGCCCGTGTCGGCGCTGTGGGGTGTCGGCAAGCGCACCGAGGAGCAACTGCGGCAGCAGGGCCTCGACACCGTCGCCGACGTCGCGGCCGCTCCGCTGTCCAGGCTGAGGCGGTCGCTCGGGCGGGCGCTGGGGGAGCATCTGTACGCGCTCGCGAACGGGCACGACGAGCGCAAGGTGGTCCCGGAGTCGCCGGACAAGTCGATCGGTGCCGAAGTGACCTTCGACGTGGATCTCCACGACCGCTCGGCGCTCGGGCTGGAGCTGCTCCGGCTGTCGGAACGCGTCGCCGCCACCTTGCGCCGCCGCGGGCTGCGCGGGCGGACGGTGTCGATCAAGGTGCGGTTCGCGGACTTCAAGACGATCACCCGCGCCAGGACAACCGCCGTCGGAGTGGATGTGGCCCGCGACATCCACCGCACCGCCGTCGAACTCCTCACCGAGCACGCGCCGACGGGCGCAGTCCGCCTGATCGGGGTAAGAGTCGAGGGTTTGGACACGGAGAGTGATGGAGAGCAGCTCCTTTTCGCAACACCCGAACCCCGTTGGCGGGATGCGGAAGTCGCCGCCGACGTCGCGAGGTCGAAGTTCGGCGCCGCCGCGGTGCGGCCCGCGTCACTGTTGACCCCTCGTGACCAGTGA
- a CDS encoding AAA family ATPase, protein MTSRIQSATPGEHQGEQATGQAPYPTGAGSVSGRQNGREGRASLDELHETARRIAANVERVLVGKPDVIRIALVTLLAEGHLLVEDVPGVGKTSLAKALARSIDCTVSRIQFTPDLLPSDVTGVSIYNRQSGEFEFRPGPVFANIVVGDEINRASPKTQSALLECMEEHQVTVDTSTYHLEEPFMVIATQNPIEMEGTYALPEAQRDRFTARVSIGYPDQQAELAMVDEHAGHNPLADLEPVSDRESVQRLIETVRSVHMSPEIRRYAVDLVAATRQVPEIRLGASPRATLQLVRAARAQAALSGREFVVPDDLHTVAVPVLAHRMVLTTEAHAARRSATDVVRAILHRVPVPQGSNHR, encoded by the coding sequence GTGACGTCGAGAATCCAGTCTGCGACGCCCGGCGAACACCAGGGCGAGCAGGCAACCGGGCAAGCGCCGTACCCCACGGGCGCCGGCTCGGTCAGCGGTCGGCAGAACGGCCGTGAAGGCAGAGCGTCGCTGGACGAACTGCACGAGACCGCGCGGCGGATCGCCGCTAACGTGGAGCGGGTACTGGTCGGCAAACCCGACGTCATCCGCATCGCGCTCGTGACCCTGCTCGCCGAAGGCCACCTTCTCGTCGAAGACGTCCCCGGGGTCGGCAAGACCTCGCTGGCGAAGGCGCTGGCCCGCTCGATCGACTGCACCGTCAGCCGGATCCAGTTCACCCCCGACCTGTTGCCCAGCGACGTCACCGGGGTGTCCATCTACAACCGGCAGAGCGGCGAGTTCGAGTTCCGCCCCGGCCCGGTGTTCGCGAACATCGTGGTCGGCGACGAGATCAACCGCGCCTCGCCGAAGACGCAGTCGGCCCTGCTCGAATGCATGGAAGAGCACCAGGTCACCGTCGACACCTCGACCTACCACCTCGAAGAGCCGTTCATGGTGATCGCCACCCAGAACCCCATCGAGATGGAGGGCACCTACGCGCTGCCCGAGGCCCAGCGGGACCGGTTCACCGCGCGGGTGTCCATCGGCTACCCCGACCAGCAGGCCGAGCTGGCCATGGTCGACGAGCACGCCGGGCACAACCCCCTGGCCGATCTCGAGCCCGTGTCCGACCGCGAGTCGGTGCAGCGGCTGATCGAGACGGTGCGGTCGGTGCACATGTCGCCCGAGATCCGCCGGTACGCCGTCGACCTGGTGGCCGCTACCCGTCAGGTTCCGGAGATCCGTCTCGGCGCCTCGCCGCGGGCGACCCTGCAGCTGGTCCGCGCGGCCCGCGCGCAGGCCGCGCTCTCGGGCCGTGAGTTCGTCGTCCCGGACGACCTGCACACGGTCGCGGTCCCGGTGCTGGCGCACCGCATGGTGCTCACCACCGAGGCGCACGCCGCCCGCCGGTCGGCCACCGACGTGGTCCGCGCGATCCTGCACCGCGTCCCGGTCCCGCAGGGCTCGAACCACCGCTGA
- a CDS encoding PPE domain-containing protein, whose translation MPEGETPGREVPVAATRYEAYSHEALAAEVEAGNDPEAAGGIGAAWDALARRMHDATSELAGLVGSSEENWRGEAGDALRGVLATASGWLTWSADISSALGKAVSGQAEAAARARADMPPPVDYDPGSMIRGAAAGGNLALLAALADEMEAKHAEAEEARRKAVDVMNTRDASLRSLTPQVSFGKPPELGRS comes from the coding sequence GTGCCTGAAGGAGAGACACCGGGCCGCGAGGTCCCGGTCGCGGCCACGCGGTACGAGGCCTACAGCCACGAAGCGCTGGCCGCCGAAGTCGAAGCGGGCAACGACCCCGAGGCGGCGGGCGGGATCGGCGCCGCCTGGGACGCGCTCGCGCGGCGCATGCACGACGCGACGTCCGAGCTGGCCGGGCTGGTCGGCAGCAGCGAAGAGAACTGGCGCGGGGAAGCGGGCGATGCGCTTCGCGGCGTGCTGGCCACCGCGTCCGGCTGGCTGACCTGGTCCGCGGACATCTCGTCCGCGCTCGGGAAGGCCGTGTCCGGGCAGGCCGAAGCGGCGGCGCGGGCCCGTGCCGACATGCCGCCGCCGGTGGATTACGACCCCGGCTCGATGATCCGCGGCGCCGCGGCGGGCGGGAACCTCGCGCTCCTCGCCGCGCTCGCCGACGAGATGGAAGCCAAACACGCGGAGGCCGAGGAGGCCCGGCGCAAGGCCGTCGACGTCATGAACACCCGCGATGCCTCCCTGCGTTCGCTGACGCCGCAGGTCTCCTTCGGGAAGCCGCCCGAGCTGGGGCGGTCTTGA
- a CDS encoding transglutaminase TgpA family protein — MTATAPPRPHTPQPRPSAPPPVWTSSVLAPVAAGLATLFASTSLTGVVSGWAWFGYLLVAVVLIASTGLALRSLRAPTIVVGLAQLLVLLLLITGAFTTSGILKIFPGPDAFGELRGVLAAAAEQIRVGLPPIEGTPPILCLITIAIGLVAVLVDTLAVAAAAPAATGLVLLCVYAVPAALAEDMLPWWTFLLGAAAFAALLAVDGNHRHRRWRNRDAPGLGNSASTLSAPVGVVAAAIAMGLVIGAAVTGVGTVGSLPGGTGSGRGGAGGFGVEPFTQLRGLLDQGENVELFKVYGMGADKRLLRAFTLDTYTPNKGWGLAQNGRAQQGVQANKGLPPAPGDDGSGPAREIRIEPTNWVDNWLPIYGVPRSLNGLADNWLYDPVGSAVFTTTKQNAPAYTETASIQNPSKDELRLDDARLAEVPQQFTQVDRVDPRVVAKAKQLTENETNNFDKAQALWSFFTAQNGFVYDTKTADATDSDALAAFILNGKRGFCEQYASAMAVMLRSVGIPARVAIGFTSGTPKGDYLSITSEDAHAWVEVYFQTKGWVSFDPTPLLDGRAVVPPYLQNDTSSSTTNDTQEVPSAPASSAPATGTPREPGADLGADGGTGQQEEEPLWPAILAGILGGLAAALTVVMIVRSRLRYRALMRSSSSPESPASEHLFLDNQNVANWLPLIVIGLWVAALAFLAAWVSWWFALALVIVLGGLGTPTTIREIKRRLRLQKIASRSPAAADAAWRELMDECADRGLPLSDGDTVRVAGRKVVEKHRLDEEGRTGLRTVIGVVERSWYSDQPADDQTLGPAFDEVRKSLKRNAPMSWKGRLFPRSLRRGK, encoded by the coding sequence GTGACCGCGACCGCGCCACCCCGGCCGCACACCCCCCAACCTCGGCCGTCCGCGCCGCCCCCGGTCTGGACGAGCAGTGTCCTCGCGCCGGTCGCCGCCGGGCTCGCCACACTGTTCGCCTCGACCTCGCTCACCGGTGTGGTCTCCGGCTGGGCGTGGTTCGGCTACCTGCTGGTCGCCGTCGTGCTGATCGCCTCGACCGGGCTCGCCCTGCGCTCGCTGCGCGCGCCGACCATCGTCGTCGGCTTGGCGCAGCTGCTGGTGTTGCTGTTGCTGATCACCGGGGCGTTCACCACCAGCGGGATCCTGAAGATCTTCCCCGGCCCGGACGCGTTCGGGGAACTTCGCGGCGTCCTCGCCGCGGCGGCCGAGCAGATCCGCGTCGGCCTCCCGCCGATCGAGGGCACCCCGCCGATCCTCTGCCTGATCACGATCGCGATCGGCCTGGTCGCGGTCCTGGTCGACACGCTGGCCGTGGCCGCCGCCGCGCCCGCCGCGACCGGCCTGGTCCTGCTGTGCGTGTACGCCGTCCCAGCCGCGCTGGCCGAGGACATGCTGCCGTGGTGGACGTTCCTGCTCGGCGCGGCCGCGTTCGCCGCCCTGCTCGCCGTCGACGGCAACCACCGGCATCGCCGCTGGCGCAACCGGGACGCGCCAGGACTGGGCAACTCGGCGAGCACGTTGTCGGCCCCCGTCGGCGTGGTGGCCGCCGCGATCGCGATGGGCCTGGTGATCGGCGCGGCCGTCACCGGGGTCGGCACGGTCGGCAGCCTTCCGGGCGGGACCGGTTCGGGCCGCGGCGGCGCCGGCGGCTTCGGTGTCGAGCCGTTCACGCAGCTGCGCGGCCTGCTCGACCAGGGCGAGAACGTGGAGCTGTTCAAGGTCTACGGCATGGGCGCGGACAAACGGCTGCTGCGCGCGTTCACCCTCGACACGTACACGCCGAACAAGGGCTGGGGGCTCGCACAGAACGGCCGCGCCCAGCAGGGTGTGCAGGCCAACAAGGGCCTTCCGCCCGCTCCGGGCGACGACGGCTCCGGTCCCGCGCGGGAGATCCGGATCGAACCGACGAACTGGGTCGACAACTGGCTGCCGATCTACGGCGTGCCGCGGTCGCTCAACGGGCTGGCCGACAACTGGCTGTACGACCCCGTCGGCAGCGCCGTGTTCACCACGACCAAGCAGAACGCGCCCGCCTACACCGAGACCGCGTCCATCCAGAATCCGTCGAAGGACGAGCTCCGGCTCGACGACGCGCGCCTGGCCGAGGTGCCGCAGCAGTTCACCCAGGTCGACCGCGTCGATCCCCGCGTGGTCGCGAAGGCCAAGCAGCTGACGGAAAACGAGACCAACAACTTCGACAAGGCGCAGGCGCTCTGGTCTTTCTTCACCGCGCAGAACGGTTTCGTTTACGACACCAAGACCGCCGACGCCACCGACTCCGACGCGCTCGCCGCCTTCATCCTGAACGGCAAACGCGGGTTCTGCGAGCAGTACGCGTCCGCGATGGCCGTGATGCTCCGGTCGGTCGGCATCCCGGCACGGGTCGCCATCGGCTTCACTTCCGGGACCCCGAAGGGCGACTACCTCTCGATCACCTCGGAGGACGCGCACGCGTGGGTCGAGGTCTACTTCCAGACGAAGGGCTGGGTCAGCTTCGACCCGACCCCGCTGCTCGACGGCCGCGCGGTCGTTCCGCCGTACCTGCAGAACGACACCAGCAGCTCGACGACCAACGACACCCAGGAAGTGCCGAGCGCACCCGCGTCGAGCGCCCCCGCCACCGGCACTCCCCGCGAGCCCGGCGCCGACCTCGGCGCGGACGGCGGCACGGGCCAGCAGGAGGAAGAGCCACTGTGGCCCGCGATCCTCGCAGGGATCCTCGGTGGGCTGGCCGCCGCGCTGACCGTGGTGATGATCGTGCGGTCGCGCTTGCGGTACCGGGCGCTGATGCGGTCGTCCTCGTCCCCGGAATCGCCCGCATCGGAACACCTGTTCCTGGACAACCAGAACGTGGCGAACTGGCTGCCGCTGATCGTGATCGGGCTGTGGGTGGCGGCGTTGGCGTTCCTGGCGGCGTGGGTGTCGTGGTGGTTCGCGCTGGCGCTCGTGATCGTCCTGGGCGGGCTCGGCACGCCGACGACGATCCGGGAGATCAAGCGACGGCTGCGGCTGCAGAAGATCGCGTCCCGCTCCCCCGCCGCGGCCGACGCGGCGTGGCGCGAACTGATGGACGAATGCGCGGACCGCGGCCTGCCGCTCTCTGACGGCGACACGGTGCGCGTGGCGGGCCGGAAGGTCGTCGAGAAGCACCGGCTGGACGAGGAGGGCCGCACCGGCCTGCGGACGGTCATCGGTGTCGTGGAACGGTCCTGGTACTCGGATCAGCCCGCGGACGACCAGACGCTGGGCCCGGCCTTCGACGAGGTTCGCAAGAGCCTGAAGCGGAACGCGCCGATGTCGTGGAAGGGCCGCCTGTTCCCGCGCTCCCTGCGGCGAGGCAAGTAG
- a CDS encoding DUF3558 domain-containing protein has protein sequence MADPMYSRLAALGVFALLTVSACGQGAAGQAPAPSMKAVHGGASAAATVPPAVLDPCALLGPQDRSTAGVNVLGVAKEINGARACDWTVPATFGVTITVDERNGLKDLEVARKTATKTKVGGRDALKVADKKAADGTCAVLLGMGEKASVQIDVSNTNFTDTPLACERAMTVAGLAEPKLP, from the coding sequence GTGGCTGACCCCATGTACTCCCGCCTTGCCGCACTCGGCGTCTTCGCCCTGCTGACAGTGTCCGCCTGCGGCCAAGGGGCCGCGGGCCAGGCGCCGGCCCCGAGCATGAAGGCGGTGCACGGCGGCGCTTCCGCCGCGGCCACGGTCCCGCCGGCGGTCCTGGATCCGTGCGCGCTGCTCGGCCCGCAGGACCGGTCGACGGCCGGGGTGAACGTGCTCGGCGTCGCGAAGGAGATCAACGGTGCCCGCGCCTGCGACTGGACGGTGCCCGCGACCTTCGGCGTCACCATCACCGTGGACGAGCGCAACGGCCTGAAGGATCTCGAGGTCGCGCGCAAGACCGCCACCAAGACCAAGGTCGGCGGCCGGGACGCGCTCAAGGTCGCCGACAAGAAGGCCGCCGACGGGACCTGCGCGGTCCTGCTCGGCATGGGGGAGAAGGCGAGCGTCCAGATCGACGTGAGCAACACGAACTTCACCGACACCCCGCTCGCCTGCGAGCGCGCGATGACGGTGGCGGGACTGGCCGAACCCAAACTGCCTTAG
- a CDS encoding DUF3040 domain-containing protein, with the protein MPLSEHEQRLLDQIERELYAEDPKFASTVRGTRLRRPARRRRLQGIALFVVGVALLVLGVVVNIRVAQIPVISVLGFLVMFFGVMMAVTSIRQGAEPEGGKDSGGPGAGGGGGKASPRRSSFTQRMEERFRQRFEEQ; encoded by the coding sequence ATGCCACTCTCCGAGCATGAGCAGCGGCTGCTCGATCAGATCGAGCGCGAGCTCTATGCCGAGGACCCCAAGTTCGCATCCACGGTGCGAGGCACCCGGTTGCGCCGCCCCGCCCGCCGACGGCGTTTGCAGGGCATCGCCCTGTTCGTAGTGGGCGTCGCACTGTTGGTGCTCGGCGTGGTGGTCAACATCCGGGTCGCCCAGATCCCCGTGATCAGCGTGCTCGGGTTCCTCGTGATGTTCTTCGGAGTCATGATGGCCGTCACATCGATTCGGCAAGGAGCCGAACCGGAAGGCGGCAAGGACAGCGGTGGCCCGGGGGCCGGCGGAGGTGGCGGCAAGGCGTCCCCGCGCCGAAGCTCGTTCACCCAGCGCATGGAAGAGCGCTTCCGCCAGCGCTTCGAGGAGCAGTAG
- a CDS encoding methyltransferase domain-containing protein, with amino-acid sequence MKTDTVATRGSGAVRRVLEAELRSARARGAQQPHVVDVGGGSGGWAVPLASAGCLVTVVEPNPNALATLRRRAEEEGVSGSITVIADDSDALGAHVAAGSADLVLAHGLLEVVDDPALVLTALAAAVKPGGAVSVLVANRHAAILQRALAGRLGEARELLAAESGVLGGGRETVLRRFDAEGLRAQLIAVGLEVTSLQGDGVVADFVPGGVREEDLAEFELAAASVPPLRDISSRLHVLAHRP; translated from the coding sequence ATGAAGACGGACACCGTGGCCACGCGGGGATCGGGGGCGGTTCGCCGGGTTCTCGAAGCAGAACTCCGGTCCGCACGGGCGCGAGGCGCACAACAGCCGCACGTCGTCGACGTCGGCGGCGGCAGCGGCGGCTGGGCGGTGCCGCTGGCCTCGGCGGGTTGCCTGGTGACCGTGGTCGAACCGAACCCCAACGCGCTGGCGACCCTGCGCCGCCGCGCCGAGGAAGAGGGCGTCTCCGGCAGCATCACGGTGATCGCCGACGACTCCGACGCGCTCGGCGCCCACGTCGCGGCGGGCTCGGCCGACCTAGTGCTCGCGCACGGGCTGCTCGAAGTCGTCGACGACCCGGCGCTCGTGCTCACCGCGCTGGCCGCCGCCGTCAAACCCGGCGGAGCGGTCTCGGTGCTGGTGGCGAACCGGCACGCGGCGATCCTGCAGCGCGCGCTGGCCGGGCGGCTCGGCGAGGCGCGGGAACTCCTCGCGGCCGAGAGCGGCGTCCTCGGCGGCGGCCGCGAGACCGTGCTGCGGCGCTTCGACGCGGAGGGCCTTCGCGCCCAGCTGATCGCGGTCGGGCTCGAGGTGACGTCACTGCAGGGCGACGGTGTCGTGGCGGACTTCGTGCCCGGTGGGGTGCGGGAAGAGGACCTGGCCGAGTTCGAGCTGGCGGCGGCGTCGGTTCCGCCGCTGCGGGACATCTCCAGCAGGCTGCACGTCCTGGCCCACCGCCCCTGA
- a CDS encoding DUF58 domain-containing protein: MLRALSGLTTRGRCLLAAGVAAAACSFVLNERDLLRVAVFVVALPLLVAFFISATRLRLGAARSLRPERVAVGSPGEVQLELWRDGRLPAGEVLLEDGVPYALGSRPRFVVERLPHDRRVALRYPLQPVLRGVQQVGPLRATITDPFGLCEFERELIGHSRLVVVPKVVGLWGLPSGAGIGAGDDGSIRLHAGQGESDVIVRQYRQGDDLRKVHWRSTARRDEIMVRVEERPWRGGTTVLLDHRAAAHHGTGPAASLEWAVSFAASVSLHLRRSGHRVRLITEHGQTLADTPGEGGEHYDNVVLDVLAALQPAHQRDITLGHDPAEGQELIAVLGTVSNESVHELSRYRPRGIRSLAVLLDTPGWSSGVNRPENRAAATEESVALLRAAGWGVVVAGPGSPMPQVWAELCQTATRRGTLIGGGL, encoded by the coding sequence ATGCTGCGTGCTCTGTCCGGCCTGACCACACGCGGCCGCTGCCTCCTCGCCGCCGGTGTGGCCGCGGCGGCTTGCTCGTTCGTGCTCAACGAACGGGATCTGCTGCGGGTCGCGGTGTTCGTCGTCGCCCTGCCGCTCCTGGTCGCCTTCTTCATCTCGGCGACCCGGCTGCGGCTGGGCGCGGCCCGCTCGCTGCGCCCGGAACGGGTCGCGGTCGGTTCGCCGGGCGAGGTCCAGCTCGAACTCTGGCGCGACGGCAGGCTCCCGGCGGGCGAGGTCCTGCTCGAAGACGGCGTGCCGTACGCGCTGGGTTCGCGGCCGCGGTTCGTCGTCGAACGCCTTCCCCACGACCGCCGGGTCGCGCTGCGCTACCCGCTGCAGCCGGTGCTGCGCGGGGTCCAGCAGGTCGGTCCGCTGCGGGCGACGATCACCGACCCGTTCGGGCTGTGCGAGTTCGAACGGGAGCTGATCGGGCATTCCCGGCTGGTCGTCGTGCCGAAGGTGGTCGGCCTGTGGGGGCTGCCCAGCGGCGCCGGGATCGGTGCCGGCGACGACGGCAGCATCCGCCTGCACGCCGGACAGGGCGAATCGGACGTGATCGTCCGGCAGTACCGGCAGGGCGACGACCTGCGGAAGGTCCACTGGCGTTCGACCGCCCGCCGCGACGAGATCATGGTCCGCGTCGAGGAGCGGCCGTGGCGCGGCGGCACCACGGTGCTGCTGGACCACCGCGCGGCGGCGCACCACGGCACCGGCCCCGCGGCGAGCCTCGAATGGGCCGTCTCGTTCGCCGCTTCCGTGTCGCTGCACCTGCGCCGCTCCGGCCACCGGGTCCGGCTGATCACCGAACACGGCCAGACCCTGGCCGACACCCCCGGCGAGGGAGGCGAGCACTACGACAACGTCGTGCTCGACGTCCTCGCCGCGCTCCAGCCCGCGCACCAGCGCGACATCACCCTTGGCCACGACCCGGCCGAGGGACAGGAACTCATCGCGGTGCTCGGCACCGTCAGCAACGAATCCGTGCACGAGCTGTCCCGGTACCGCCCGCGCGGGATCCGGAGCCTCGCCGTGCTGCTCGACACCCCCGGCTGGTCCTCCGGCGTCAACCGGCCCGAAAACCGTGCCGCCGCCACCGAAGAATCGGTGGCGCTGCTGCGGGCCGCGGGCTGGGGCGTCGTCGTCGCCGGCCCCGGCTCGCCCATGCCGCAGGTCTGGGCCGAGCTCTGCCAGACGGCCACCCGCCGGGGCACGCTGATCGGAGGCGGCCTGTGA